One window of Desulfarculus baarsii DSM 2075 genomic DNA carries:
- a CDS encoding rhodanese-like domain-containing protein → MAFDLKKLVCRALAVLALAAAAGLAFNLLMPQGVGWLPPELSEPLWRAVSLEQAAAMHKRGALFVDARDPGDFKLAQVRGAVNLYREEWDQMRGLLAGVLAKAPAVVVYGRSQSRRPDAWVAQALRQDGMNDVYVMEADFEQWREAGLPVRQRRRAAQ, encoded by the coding sequence TTGGCTTTTGACCTCAAAAAACTCGTTTGCCGGGCGCTTGCGGTGCTGGCGCTGGCGGCAGCGGCCGGCCTGGCCTTCAACCTGCTCATGCCCCAGGGCGTGGGCTGGCTGCCGCCCGAACTGTCCGAGCCCCTGTGGCGGGCCGTCAGCCTGGAGCAGGCCGCGGCCATGCACAAACGCGGCGCGTTGTTCGTCGACGCCCGCGACCCCGGCGATTTCAAGTTGGCCCAGGTGCGCGGGGCGGTCAATCTATACCGCGAGGAGTGGGACCAAATGCGCGGCCTGTTGGCTGGCGTGCTGGCCAAGGCCCCGGCCGTGGTGGTCTATGGCCGCAGCCAGAGCCGCCGGCCCGACGCCTGGGTGGCCCAGGCCCTGCGCCAGGACGGCATGAATGATGTCTATGTCATGGAGGCCGACTTCGAACAGTGGCGCGAGGCCGGCCTGCCCGTGCGCCAGCGGCGGAGGGCGGCTCAATGA
- a CDS encoding response regulator encodes MNSDHEIRVMLLDRGQYVGQWLGRLLGRTPGFSYLGHCDGGRCLESRALRTRPDVVLMDLQTARALPGGAMGRLRQSLPGAMFVLMDLDDGGNYERLARRLGADGFISSANMPQALEKIRRRLLYQRRV; translated from the coding sequence ATGAATTCCGACCATGAAATTCGGGTGATGCTTTTGGATCGCGGCCAATACGTCGGCCAGTGGCTGGGCCGCCTTTTGGGCCGCACGCCGGGCTTCAGCTACCTGGGCCACTGCGACGGCGGGCGCTGCCTGGAGTCGCGGGCCCTGCGCACGCGGCCCGACGTGGTGCTGATGGACCTGCAAACCGCCCGCGCCCTGCCCGGCGGGGCCATGGGCCGCCTGCGCCAAAGCCTGCCTGGGGCCATGTTCGTGCTGATGGACTTGGACGACGGCGGCAACTACGAGCGCCTGGCCCGCCGCCTGGGGGCCGATGGCTTTATCAGCTCGGCCAACATGCCCCAGGCCCTGGAGAAAATCAGGCGTCGCCTGCTCTACCAGCGGAGGGTCTGA
- a CDS encoding AbrB/MazE/SpoVT family DNA-binding domain-containing protein yields the protein MPNKVAKWGHSLAVRLPLQIVRQAGLKAGDNVTISAGQDGSVIIIPTRPQHDLDDLLGAITPDNLHGEADWGPAQGGEVW from the coding sequence ATGCCCAACAAGGTCGCCAAATGGGGCCATAGCCTGGCCGTGCGCCTGCCGTTGCAGATTGTCCGCCAGGCGGGCCTGAAGGCCGGTGACAACGTGACGATCTCCGCCGGTCAGGACGGCTCGGTCATCATCATCCCCACGCGCCCCCAGCACGACTTGGACGACCTGCTCGGCGCGATCACCCCCGATAACCTGCATGGCGAGGCGGATTGGGGCCCGGCCCAGGGCGGTGAGGTTTGGTGA
- a CDS encoding ferredoxin, with the protein MRKPVVDIGRCTLCEGCLAVCPQVFELNPVMGYIEVRELDHYPEDAVQEAINICPAKCLAWLEE; encoded by the coding sequence TTGCGCAAACCCGTGGTCGATATCGGCCGCTGCACCCTCTGCGAGGGCTGCCTGGCCGTCTGCCCGCAAGTGTTTGAACTAAATCCGGTCATGGGCTACATTGAAGTCCGCGAGTTGGACCACTACCCCGAGGACGCCGTCCAGGAGGCCATCAACATCTGCCCGGCAAAGTGCCTCGCCTGGCTGGAGGAATAA
- a CDS encoding rubredoxin-like domain-containing protein: MRQWKCTVCGHLHQGKYPPENCPKCGADINRFILLEELPEALEKMLREAFAGESKAHMRNLSYAKVAVDEGYPQIAALFRAVAEAERVHAAEYLLFLQGVAGTTEENLKQAFESESSAEQSYYPPIIQEAFAQKRDDVAYAMVRARDVEQRHAQLYKEALNAMVNDRQVEYHVCQVCGYVFENQPPDECPVCRAPRAQFKKTG; the protein is encoded by the coding sequence ATGCGGCAATGGAAATGCACCGTCTGCGGCCACCTGCACCAGGGCAAGTATCCGCCCGAAAACTGCCCCAAGTGCGGCGCGGACATCAACCGCTTCATCTTGTTGGAAGAACTGCCCGAGGCCCTGGAAAAGATGCTGCGCGAGGCCTTTGCCGGCGAGTCCAAGGCCCACATGCGCAACCTGTCCTACGCCAAGGTGGCCGTCGACGAGGGCTATCCCCAGATCGCCGCGCTCTTCCGGGCCGTGGCCGAGGCCGAACGCGTCCACGCCGCCGAGTATCTGCTGTTTTTGCAGGGCGTGGCCGGCACGACCGAGGAAAACCTCAAGCAGGCCTTCGAGAGCGAATCGTCGGCCGAACAAAGCTATTACCCGCCGATCATCCAAGAGGCCTTCGCCCAAAAACGCGACGACGTGGCCTACGCCATGGTGCGGGCCCGCGACGTGGAGCAGCGCCACGCCCAGCTCTACAAAGAGGCCCTCAACGCCATGGTCAACGACCGCCAGGTGGAATATCACGTCTGCCAGGTCTGCGGCTATGTCTTCGAAAACCAGCCGCCCGACGAGTGCCCCGTCTGCCGCGCCCCCCGCGCCCAGTTCAAAAAGACGGGCTGA
- a CDS encoding KdsC family phosphatase has product MTLDQPPRPKAPLDERDLRARLDDIRLVLLELEGTATDGAVSFAPDGGQSLRFCRADMIGLANIVAAGYKVVGLARRGLPAAEAFCRAAGVDFLAHDGDKGDLIQFIGLERGAKPFQTLYFGADMDDLEVMFQAGVAVCPAQASPWLRAAAQVVTQAAGGAGAVRELCDLLLREHSLHLE; this is encoded by the coding sequence ATGACCCTCGACCAGCCGCCGCGGCCCAAAGCGCCGCTCGACGAACGCGACCTGCGCGCCCGCCTGGACGATATCCGCCTGGTGCTGCTGGAGTTGGAAGGCACGGCCACCGACGGCGCGGTGAGCTTCGCGCCCGATGGCGGCCAGAGCCTGCGCTTTTGCCGGGCCGACATGATCGGCCTGGCCAACATCGTCGCCGCCGGCTACAAGGTCGTGGGCCTGGCGCGGCGGGGCCTGCCGGCGGCCGAGGCCTTTTGCCGGGCGGCCGGCGTCGATTTTCTGGCCCACGACGGCGACAAGGGCGATCTGATCCAGTTCATCGGCCTGGAGCGCGGGGCCAAGCCCTTTCAGACGCTCTATTTTGGCGCGGACATGGACGACCTGGAGGTCATGTTCCAGGCCGGGGTGGCCGTCTGTCCGGCCCAGGCCTCGCCCTGGCTGCGCGCGGCGGCCCAGGTCGTCACCCAGGCCGCCGGCGGGGCCGGGGCCGTGCGCGAGCTCTGCGACCTGCTGCTGCGCGAGCACTCCCTGCATCTGGAGTAG
- a CDS encoding response regulator yields the protein MKDKARVVICDDHAIFREGLKTVLAQSPDFTIIGEAANGFEAVETVLRLRPELVTMDIAMPEQSGIEAAKQIAAELPETRVIILSVHSRKTFILEALKAGARGYVLKDSAGEKLVDAAKAVLRGECYLDSPVAGHIVDEFVKMPDMTPAPAQDSQERLTDRERQLLRLVVEGLPNREIADKLCLSQKTVENHRANIMRKLGRHDVIGLVKYAIATGLVDPDAWSR from the coding sequence ATGAAAGACAAAGCCCGCGTGGTCATCTGCGACGATCACGCCATCTTCCGCGAGGGGCTCAAGACCGTCCTGGCCCAGAGCCCCGACTTCACGATCATCGGCGAGGCGGCCAACGGCTTCGAGGCGGTGGAGACGGTGCTGCGTCTGCGGCCCGAACTGGTGACCATGGACATCGCCATGCCCGAGCAGAGCGGCATCGAGGCGGCCAAGCAGATCGCCGCCGAACTGCCCGAGACCAGGGTGATCATCCTCAGCGTCCATTCGCGCAAGACCTTCATCCTCGAGGCCCTCAAGGCCGGGGCCAGAGGTTACGTGCTCAAGGACTCGGCCGGCGAAAAGCTCGTCGACGCGGCCAAGGCCGTGCTGCGCGGCGAATGCTACCTGGATTCGCCCGTGGCCGGCCACATCGTCGACGAGTTCGTCAAGATGCCCGACATGACCCCGGCCCCGGCCCAGGACAGCCAGGAGCGCCTCACCGACCGCGAACGCCAATTGCTGCGCCTGGTCGTCGAGGGCCTCCCCAACCGCGAGATCGCCGACAAGCTCTGCCTGAGCCAGAAGACCGTGGAAAACCACCGGGCCAACATCATGCGCAAGCTGGGCCGTCACGACGTCATCGGTCTGGTCAAGTACGCCATCGCCACCGGCCTGGTCGATCCCGACGCCTGGAGTCGTTGA
- a CDS encoding sensor histidine kinase, giving the protein MLFNQKFVSVPCGQREMHRRNQDLSFVLELSNALAAMNGPDEVLETGLRKVRDQFGLETGRVYLVDHAREILVLHASQGLDVGGLEQMGLDEGFSGRAYSGRVFLAQRVDDLDDAKRVGMLRAKGLESVVCLPLIVRDAVIGVMNLGAKRVMELTMPLIDLMMVAGNLIAVAAQNTLAATALERQKESIRFFAYTASHDLKGPAVGIHGLTRLLMRTAGEKLDPRGQAICRQIENAAGRMELLVSEINAYIAASEAPLDLQSVPVAEVLDEVRLDFETRLRGLGVGFATPIDPPVVWADRLGLMRVFENLVDNALKYGGPNLSRIEVAHHETESHHVFSVSDNGVGLTPAQAEKIFDAFSRSETSRGSQGSGLGLGIVKAVASRHGGEAWVECAPGKGCTFYFSVLKRAKADSPGDDTGPKADESASGGHAGPPPGGRVEAQSATFH; this is encoded by the coding sequence GTGCTCTTCAACCAAAAGTTTGTCTCGGTGCCCTGCGGCCAGCGCGAAATGCACAGGCGCAACCAGGATCTTTCCTTCGTGCTCGAGCTCAGCAACGCCCTGGCGGCCATGAACGGGCCCGATGAAGTGCTGGAGACGGGCCTGCGCAAGGTGCGCGACCAGTTCGGCTTGGAGACCGGCCGCGTCTATCTGGTCGATCACGCCCGCGAAATTCTGGTTTTGCACGCCTCCCAGGGCCTGGACGTGGGTGGCCTGGAGCAGATGGGCCTGGACGAGGGCTTCAGCGGCCGGGCCTACAGCGGGCGGGTCTTCCTGGCCCAGCGCGTCGACGACCTCGACGACGCCAAGCGGGTGGGCATGCTGCGGGCCAAGGGCCTGGAGTCGGTGGTCTGCCTGCCGCTGATCGTGCGCGACGCGGTGATCGGCGTGATGAACCTGGGCGCCAAGCGGGTGATGGAGCTGACCATGCCCCTGATCGACCTGATGATGGTGGCCGGCAACCTCATCGCCGTGGCCGCGCAGAACACCCTGGCCGCCACCGCCCTGGAGCGCCAGAAGGAGTCGATCCGCTTTTTCGCCTACACCGCCAGCCACGACCTCAAGGGCCCGGCCGTGGGCATCCATGGCCTGACCCGCCTGCTCATGCGCACCGCCGGCGAAAAGCTCGACCCCCGCGGCCAGGCCATCTGCCGCCAAATCGAAAACGCCGCCGGCCGCATGGAGCTTCTGGTCTCGGAGATCAACGCCTACATCGCCGCCAGCGAGGCCCCGCTGGACTTGCAATCGGTGCCCGTGGCCGAGGTGCTCGATGAAGTGCGCCTGGATTTCGAAACCCGCCTGCGCGGCCTGGGCGTGGGTTTCGCCACGCCCATCGACCCGCCCGTGGTCTGGGCCGACCGCCTGGGCCTGATGCGCGTCTTTGAAAATCTGGTGGATAACGCCTTGAAGTATGGCGGGCCCAACCTCAGCCGCATCGAGGTGGCCCACCACGAGACCGAATCGCATCATGTCTTTTCGGTGAGCGACAACGGCGTGGGCCTGACCCCGGCCCAGGCCGAGAAGATCTTCGACGCCTTCAGCCGCTCGGAGACCTCCCGCGGCAGCCAGGGCAGCGGCCTGGGCCTGGGCATCGTCAAGGCCGTGGCCAGTCGCCACGGCGGCGAGGCCTGGGTGGAGTGCGCGCCGGGCAAGGGCTGCACGTTCTATTTTTCGGTGCTAAAGCGCGCCAAGGCCGACAGCCCCGGCGACGACACCGGCCCCAAGGCCGACGAATCAGCCTCGGGCGGCCACGCCGGCCCGCCGCCCGGCGGCCGGGTCGAGGCCCAATCAGCGACATTCCACTAA
- a CDS encoding flavodoxin family protein — translation MSDILAIYGSPRRRGNTAAVLARAVAGAREGGAMVEEVVLRDLKISPCLEIYGCKNNGRCVINDDFQSLVDKLAACQGLMLASPMMFYAVSGHVKAMMDRCQSLWVKKYWLERRPFGQLDPTKAGLFVSVGATTGKKLFDGALLSVKYFMDTLDMPLWRSLLYRGLDHEGEAAARPEIMAEAHAAGLEMAQMLSERAAGLPG, via the coding sequence ATGAGCGATATTCTGGCGATTTATGGCAGCCCGCGCCGACGGGGCAACACGGCGGCCGTCTTGGCCCGGGCCGTGGCCGGCGCGCGCGAGGGCGGGGCCATGGTCGAGGAAGTGGTGCTGCGCGACTTGAAAATCTCGCCGTGCCTGGAGATTTATGGCTGCAAAAACAATGGCCGCTGCGTGATCAACGACGACTTTCAGTCCTTGGTCGACAAGCTCGCGGCCTGCCAGGGCCTGATGCTGGCCTCGCCGATGATGTTCTACGCCGTCAGCGGCCACGTCAAAGCGATGATGGACCGCTGTCAATCGCTGTGGGTCAAAAAATATTGGCTGGAGCGGCGGCCCTTTGGTCAACTAGACCCGACCAAGGCCGGGCTGTTTGTCTCGGTGGGGGCGACCACGGGCAAAAAGCTCTTTGACGGCGCGCTGTTATCGGTTAAATACTTCATGGATACGCTGGATATGCCCCTGTGGCGGAGCCTGCTCTATCGCGGCCTGGACCACGAGGGCGAGGCCGCCGCCCGGCCCGAGATCATGGCCGAGGCCCACGCCGCCGGCCTGGAGATGGCCCAAATGCTCTCGGAGCGCGCGGCGGGCTTGCCTGGATGA
- a CDS encoding TlpA family protein disulfide reductase → MRKTLCLILAALTLLAPALPAAALSPVGGPLPAMTLPDADGRQHDLRAELQGKVGLIIYWSVSCPHCRKFMPQLLELARRYDGNPFVLIHVNGDGQAMAPAAVAYAKEHGLPQPVLLDVGPDDSEPFAESLDLIATPGVAVVDARGNLRLLQELEPDMAAVEKAVQEGF, encoded by the coding sequence ATGCGCAAGACCCTTTGCCTGATTTTGGCCGCCCTGACGCTCTTGGCCCCGGCCTTGCCGGCGGCGGCCCTTTCGCCGGTGGGCGGCCCCTTGCCCGCCATGACCCTGCCCGACGCCGATGGCCGCCAACACGACCTGCGAGCCGAGCTCCAGGGCAAGGTGGGCCTGATCATCTATTGGTCGGTGAGCTGCCCCCACTGCCGCAAGTTCATGCCGCAACTGCTGGAGCTGGCCCGGCGCTATGACGGCAACCCCTTTGTGCTGATCCACGTCAACGGCGATGGCCAGGCCATGGCCCCGGCGGCGGTGGCCTACGCCAAGGAGCACGGCCTGCCCCAGCCCGTGCTTCTGGATGTGGGGCCCGACGACTCCGAGCCCTTTGCCGAGAGTCTGGACCTGATCGCCACGCCGGGCGTGGCCGTGGTTGACGCGCGGGGCAATCTGCGGCTGTTGCAGGAGTTGGAGCCGGACATGGCGGCGGTGGAAAAGGCCGTGCAAGAAGGCTTTTAG
- a CDS encoding MauE/DoxX family redox-associated membrane protein: MKAVFPELISLGCRLFLAWLFLYASYDKVWHPADFALSVGRYEVLPVVLVNAGSVLLAWLEFFVGLMLLLGLWTRVAALWSVGLLAMFTGLMIYAWAIGAGYDCGCFPGQSDGHQAGLSAAARDVGFMLPALWLLWRPGRWLAVSVADDHERP; the protein is encoded by the coding sequence ATGAAAGCGGTTTTCCCCGAGCTGATCAGCCTGGGCTGCCGGCTGTTTCTGGCCTGGCTGTTTCTCTACGCCAGCTACGACAAGGTGTGGCATCCGGCCGATTTCGCCCTTTCGGTGGGCCGCTACGAGGTGCTGCCGGTGGTTTTGGTCAACGCGGGCAGCGTGCTGTTGGCCTGGCTGGAGTTCTTCGTGGGGCTGATGCTGCTGCTGGGCCTGTGGACGCGGGTGGCGGCGCTGTGGTCGGTGGGGCTTCTGGCCATGTTCACGGGGCTGATGATCTATGCCTGGGCCATTGGCGCGGGCTATGACTGCGGCTGTTTCCCCGGCCAGAGCGACGGCCACCAGGCCGGGCTCTCGGCGGCGGCCCGCGATGTGGGCTTCATGCTGCCGGCGCTGTGGCTTTTGTGGCGGCCGGGCCGCTGGCTGGCCGTCAGCGTCGCAGACGACCACGAGCGCCCGTGA
- a CDS encoding sensor histidine kinase: MAAAQFKRFLIKRRPAVLLFGAFSLLVLMGLVYSLVVYQALRERAEGENLAADLAQAENCGYFIGDHQKGVLGRLAVIAARNAFRQAIVQRDLAELYSFLGPLWQDTQETDAVFVAGPAGDFLVGLPRQQNPPLEPPGLTPGAVRPTISPAHESHVEQGRLVVTLSAPVLTPDGAPVGYLAIVQRADLWQGVIERLSVRPGRSIFVFDQKQRLIFSNLTGRPAQSPQGRLALDQARKMLAGGGRALAALEQSPDDGKRYFAAAAPVAGLGWSVALAQDYDAAMAPAHAMFMNIVFFMGLLLLCLLFLSFLVMSRYRMQQRMLTELDEEARRLEGLVQQRTADLRHTTERYRNLVQDLPDVVYELDAVGRVTFVSKAVSAVLGYEPGDMLGILWRDFVSGEDRAHFDEERRRAHSGEKISIMALRHLTKNGSLRWLSIHSRALLDHDGNPTGRLGVARDVTSEVMAERKIRELSGRLINAQEEERKRIALDLHDEMGQILSALKIGLQSLAQREENQREDINQLIALAQRVMDQTRALAYHLRPAILDNFGLVAALEDLCESMSESKLLAVEYNLQPIDEDLLPPGVRTSLFRFAQEALTNAVKHSGSLRVEVSLAADEGAIELCVRDWGKGFNVAQALDAGKHLGLAGMRERISLIGGRLLIDSNFKGSTLKVRAPIGGRR, encoded by the coding sequence GTGGCCGCGGCCCAGTTCAAAAGATTTCTGATCAAGCGCCGTCCGGCGGTGCTGCTTTTCGGGGCCTTCAGCCTGTTGGTGCTGATGGGCCTAGTCTACAGCCTGGTGGTCTACCAGGCCCTGCGCGAGCGCGCCGAGGGCGAAAACCTGGCCGCCGACCTGGCCCAGGCCGAAAACTGCGGCTATTTCATCGGCGATCACCAAAAGGGCGTTTTGGGCCGCCTGGCGGTCATCGCCGCGCGCAACGCCTTTCGCCAGGCCATCGTCCAGCGCGACCTCGCCGAGTTGTATTCCTTCCTGGGCCCGCTGTGGCAAGACACCCAGGAGACCGACGCCGTCTTCGTGGCCGGACCGGCCGGCGACTTCCTCGTGGGCCTGCCCCGCCAGCAAAACCCGCCCCTCGAACCGCCGGGCCTGACGCCGGGCGCGGTGCGGCCGACGATCTCACCGGCCCACGAGAGCCACGTCGAGCAAGGACGGCTGGTGGTGACCCTCTCGGCCCCGGTGCTGACCCCCGACGGCGCGCCGGTGGGCTACCTGGCCATCGTCCAGCGGGCCGACCTGTGGCAGGGCGTCATCGAGCGCCTGTCCGTGCGGCCGGGGCGGAGCATCTTCGTCTTCGACCAGAAACAGCGCCTGATCTTTTCGAACCTGACCGGTCGGCCGGCCCAGTCGCCCCAGGGCCGCCTGGCCCTGGATCAGGCCCGCAAAATGCTTGCCGGCGGCGGCCGAGCCCTGGCCGCGCTGGAGCAATCGCCCGACGACGGCAAGCGCTATTTCGCGGCCGCCGCGCCGGTGGCCGGCCTGGGCTGGTCGGTGGCCCTGGCCCAGGACTACGACGCGGCCATGGCCCCGGCCCACGCCATGTTCATGAACATCGTCTTTTTCATGGGCCTGTTGTTGCTGTGCCTGTTGTTTCTGAGTTTTCTGGTGATGTCGCGCTATCGCATGCAGCAGCGCATGCTCACCGAGCTCGACGAGGAGGCCCGCCGCCTGGAGGGCCTGGTCCAACAGCGCACCGCCGACCTGCGCCACACCACCGAGCGCTATCGCAACCTGGTCCAGGATCTGCCCGACGTGGTCTACGAACTCGACGCCGTGGGCCGGGTGACCTTCGTCAGCAAGGCCGTCAGCGCCGTGCTGGGCTACGAGCCCGGCGACATGCTGGGCATCTTGTGGCGCGACTTTGTCTCCGGCGAGGACCGGGCCCACTTTGACGAAGAGCGCCGCCGCGCCCATTCGGGCGAAAAAATCTCGATCATGGCCCTGCGCCACCTGACCAAAAACGGCAGCCTGCGCTGGCTGTCGATCCACTCGCGGGCCCTGCTCGATCACGACGGCAACCCCACCGGCCGCCTGGGCGTGGCCCGCGACGTCACCTCCGAGGTCATGGCCGAACGCAAGATCCGCGAGCTTTCCGGCCGGCTGATCAACGCCCAGGAAGAAGAACGCAAGCGCATCGCCCTGGACCTGCACGACGAGATGGGCCAGATCCTCTCGGCGCTGAAAATCGGCTTGCAGTCCCTGGCCCAACGCGAGGAAAACCAGCGCGAGGACATCAACCAGCTCATCGCCCTGGCCCAGCGGGTCATGGACCAGACCCGCGCCCTGGCCTATCATCTGCGACCGGCCATCCTCGACAACTTCGGCCTGGTGGCCGCCCTGGAAGACCTGTGCGAGTCGATGAGCGAATCCAAGCTGCTGGCCGTGGAATACAACCTCCAGCCCATCGACGAGGACCTGCTGCCGCCGGGCGTGCGCACGTCGCTGTTCCGCTTTGCCCAGGAGGCCCTGACCAACGCCGTCAAGCACTCGGGCAGCCTGCGCGTGGAGGTGTCCCTGGCCGCCGACGAGGGGGCCATCGAACTGTGCGTGCGCGACTGGGGCAAGGGCTTCAACGTGGCCCAGGCCCTGGACGCGGGCAAACACCTGGGCCTGGCCGGCATGCGCGAAAGGATCAGTTTGATCGGCGGGCGCTTGCTGATAGACTCAAACTTCAAGGGCTCGACCCTCAAGGTGCGCGCGCCAATCGGAGGCAGACGATGA
- the mazF gene encoding endoribonuclease MazF, translated as MSQPYAPAAGDLVWLEFDPQAGGEQAGRRPALILSPLAYNQKTGLAIACPVTSHVKGYPFEVALPEDGKVRGVVLSDHVKILDWRARKAVKAGAAPSSVVDEVRARLAALLAF; from the coding sequence GTGAGCCAGCCCTACGCGCCCGCCGCCGGCGATCTGGTCTGGCTGGAGTTCGATCCCCAGGCCGGCGGCGAGCAGGCCGGCCGGCGGCCGGCGCTGATCCTCTCGCCATTGGCTTACAACCAAAAAACCGGATTGGCCATCGCTTGCCCCGTGACCAGCCACGTCAAGGGCTATCCCTTCGAGGTGGCCTTGCCCGAGGACGGCAAGGTTCGGGGCGTTGTCTTGTCCGATCACGTCAAAATCCTGGACTGGCGGGCCAGGAAGGCCGTCAAGGCCGGCGCGGCCCCGTCAAGCGTGGTGGACGAGGTCCGCGCCAGGTTGGCCGCGTTGCTGGCCTTCTAG
- a CDS encoding tetratricopeptide repeat protein, with protein MLKKTLTLFAAAMLAIICLATASPAQDAAALVKQGDEAWAQRMDVAKAQEAANLYEQALAADAKCYEAAWKLARAYYRVGEKGPKDAQEATFEKSVNAAKKATEINPDDPMGHYWLGVAYGKYGSAKGITKSLSLVDPIKEEMNFVISKDPKFEQGGPQRVLGRLYFKLPGLFGGDNDKAIEYLQEAVKIGPNYYLNQVYLAEALAEDGQDDKAKAMLQEVIAAQAPAGMEPEMADWKAEAQKVLDDM; from the coding sequence GTGCTGAAAAAGACTCTGACGCTATTCGCCGCCGCCATGCTGGCCATCATCTGCCTGGCCACCGCCTCGCCGGCCCAAGACGCCGCGGCCCTGGTCAAACAGGGCGACGAGGCCTGGGCCCAGCGCATGGACGTGGCCAAGGCCCAGGAAGCCGCCAACCTCTACGAGCAGGCCCTGGCCGCCGACGCCAAATGCTATGAAGCCGCCTGGAAGTTGGCCCGCGCCTACTACCGCGTCGGTGAAAAGGGCCCCAAGGACGCCCAGGAGGCCACCTTCGAGAAGTCGGTCAACGCGGCCAAAAAAGCCACCGAAATCAACCCCGATGACCCCATGGGCCACTACTGGCTGGGCGTGGCCTACGGCAAGTACGGCTCGGCCAAGGGCATCACCAAGAGCCTGAGCCTGGTCGATCCCATCAAGGAAGAGATGAACTTCGTCATCTCCAAGGATCCCAAGTTCGAGCAGGGCGGCCCCCAGCGCGTGCTGGGCCGGCTCTACTTCAAGCTGCCCGGCCTGTTCGGCGGCGATAACGACAAGGCCATCGAGTACCTGCAAGAGGCGGTCAAGATCGGCCCCAACTACTACCTCAACCAGGTCTACCTGGCCGAGGCCCTGGCCGAGGATGGCCAGGACGACAAGGCCAAGGCCATGCTCCAGGAAGTCATCGCCGCCCAGGCCCCGGCGGGCATGGAGCCCGAAATGGCCGACTGGAAGGCCGAGGCCCAGAAGGTGCTCGACGACATGTAA
- a CDS encoding MBL fold metallo-hydrolase has translation MLKVRRFGPVTQYLMGVLHVGQVYYWCACYQFGDALIDAGAPLCAAELLAAVEGAGLARVAVTHHHEDHIGANALLRRRLGLEVLAPAAALKPLAQGFALRPYQEMVWGWPELHAAQALGPELTTNHGPLEVLATPGHCPDHVVFLHHESGLAFVGDAFFSTTPKTARIDEDFAQGLESLRLLRDRRPKTMFLGLGQVVENATEALGQCIDHVERLAGEIERLADQGLDDGQIVEALFGRESSLRQLTDGHMSYRYFVAAFTRRRAAEKGAGPA, from the coding sequence ATGCTCAAAGTCCGCCGTTTCGGCCCGGTGACCCAATACCTGATGGGCGTCCTCCACGTCGGCCAGGTCTATTATTGGTGCGCTTGTTATCAATTCGGCGACGCCTTGATCGACGCGGGCGCGCCGCTGTGCGCCGCCGAGTTGCTGGCCGCCGTGGAGGGCGCCGGCCTGGCCAGGGTCGCCGTGACCCACCACCACGAGGATCACATCGGGGCCAACGCCCTGCTGCGGCGGCGGCTGGGCCTGGAGGTGCTGGCCCCGGCGGCCGCGTTGAAACCGTTGGCCCAGGGCTTTGCTCTGCGGCCCTATCAGGAAATGGTCTGGGGCTGGCCCGAGCTGCACGCGGCCCAGGCCCTGGGCCCGGAGCTGACCACCAACCACGGCCCGCTGGAAGTGCTGGCCACGCCCGGCCACTGCCCGGATCACGTGGTTTTTCTGCACCACGAAAGCGGCCTGGCCTTTGTTGGCGACGCCTTCTTCTCGACCACGCCCAAGACCGCGCGCATCGACGAAGACTTTGCCCAGGGCCTGGAGTCGTTGCGCCTGCTGCGCGATCGGCGGCCCAAGACGATGTTCCTGGGCCTGGGCCAGGTGGTCGAAAACGCCACCGAGGCCCTGGGTCAATGCATAGACCACGTCGAGCGCCTGGCCGGGGAGATCGAGCGCCTGGCCGACCAGGGCCTGGACGACGGCCAGATCGTCGAGGCGCTGTTCGGCCGCGAAAGCAGCCTGCGCCAACTGACCGACGGCCACATGTCCTACCGCTACTTCGTAGCCGCCTTCACCCGCCGCCGCGCGGCCGAAAAAGGAGCGGGGCCGGCCTAG